The nucleotide window ACATTGGCAATCACCGACAGCGAATTCAGTCCTTTGGCTCGTCACTGCGATGCACATCTGCTCGCGTCGGTGGCTAATTCGTCGCTGGCGGCCTCGTACACGGCAGCGGTCGCGCTGCTGAACTGCATCCTGGTGGCCTGCGCCCACATCGCGCCCGAGCGCTCGCTGGATATGCTTAAACGGATTGAGCACGACAAGCATAGCGGCGAGCGTTGGGCCGAATAGGCTTATTCGCCGAAAAGGCGGTTCGTTTTCTTCTGCACGCAGCGGGTCCATAACTTCGTCTCGAGGAGGCACTATGCTTCGCCGGGCTACTTTCGTACTCTTTTTTCTTTCACTCGGTATTCATGTTTTCGCGCAGCAACAGTCGTACGGCATCAAGCCGGAGTTCGACCGCTGGGTAACCATGCGCGACGGCGTCAGGTTATCGGTCGACATCTATCGGCCCGACGCCCCCGGCAAGTTCCCCGTCATTCTTAGCCGCACTCCCTACACGAAGCCCAGCGCCTACGAGATCGCGAAGAACTTCGTCACGCACGGCTACGTCTGGGTTGCGATGGATGTGCGTGGGCGCGGAGATTCCGAAGGCACCTTTGTTCCCTATCGCCACGACGCACTCGACGGGTACGACGCGATCGAATGGTGCGCGAAACAGCCGTGGTCCACAGGCAAGGTCGCAACTATTGGCGGCTCGTACAACGGCATGATTCAGTGGCTAACCGCCGTCACACAGCCACCTCACCTCACGACGATGATCGCGATGGTCAGTCCATCCGACCCGTTCGTTGAATTTCCAACCGGCGTGCCCTTGCCCCTCGACATCAGCTGGCTTCACCTGACCGCCGGACACTTGATGCAGAACATGGACGCTGTCGACTGGAAGAAGCTGATGTGGCACCTCCCGTTGTATGACCTGGACGAAGCCGCCGGCCGCCCCAACCAAGGCTGGAAAGACGATATTGACCACGCGCAGGATGGCCCGTACTGGGCACCTCTTCACTATCAGGACAAATTTGATCGCGTGAAGGTTCCGGTGCTGCACATCTCCGGTTGGTACGACGACGAGCAGATTGGCACTCCTCTGAACTTCATCGGCATGACGGATAAGTCGCAACCAGAAGCCGTCCGCGAGGGACAGAAGCTCATCATGGGGGCCTGGCCTCACGCAATCAACTCCACTACCAAGATGGCCGACGTCGATTTCGGCCCCACCGACAAGATCGACATGGAAGGCCTGTGGCTGCGCTGGTTCGATCACTGGCTCAGGGGCGTCGATAACGGTATCGACAAGGAACCGCCGGTGCATATTTTCATCATGGGTGCGAACAATTGGGACGACGAAAACGAATGGCCGATCGCTCGCACAAAATACACCAAGTACTTCCTATCGAGCGCCGGTCACGCCAACACGCTCGACGGCGACGGCAGACTCAGCCCACAATCGCCTGCGCAAGATGCCACGGACAAGTACACCTATGACCCGGCAGATCCCACGCCGTTCATTACCGCGCCGTCGTTCGCGCAGATCGGCGGTCCCGATGATTACCGCGAGGTGGAGCGCCGGCAGGACGTTCTCGTCTATACATCCGAACCGGTCGCCGAAGACACGCTGGTCTGCGGGCCCATCCGGGCACAGCTTTACGCGGCATCTTCAGCCAAAGACACTGACTTCATGGCCAAACTAGTCGACGTCTGGCCTAATGGCTACGCCCAACGTCTGAGTGATGGCATGGTCCGTGCGCGGTTTCGCCAGGGGATGAACAAACCCGAGTTGATCGAACCCGGAAAGATTTACGCCTACGACATCAATCTCTGGAACACCTGCGACATGTTCAAGAAGGATCACCGTATCCGGCTCGAAGTTTCGTCTTCAGCGTTTCCGAAATACGACCGGAATCTGAACACGGGAGAGGCGCTCGGAAAAACTTCACACATGGAGAAGGCGAACCAGCAGATTTATCACGATGCGCAGCATCCATCATTTGTTCTGCTGCCGATCGTGCCGGCAAAGGATTGAGACCTATCGGGGAACGGCCCACCTGATCTGATGGCCTGTTGCCTCGTATCCGGCTAAATTTTAGAGATGTGACTGCCAGCAAGCCAACAGGGCAGGCGCTCTCTGTCTCGAACCTTTGCAAGAACTATGGCGAGGTCTCACCGGTAGCCGACATCATGGTTCATGTCGGCTCCACCCCTGGTCCTTCCGTTATCATTGGGACATGCCCTCCGCTCTCTCGGTCCTCAACCGTGAAATCGTCTCCTGTCGCCTGTGCCCGCGCCTCACCGACTATCGCGAGGCTATCGGCCGGGAGAAACGTCGCGCCTATCTCGATTGGGAGTACTGGGCAAAGCCCGTGCCCGGCTTCGGCGACCCGAATGCCCGCGTTCTCATTCTTGGTCTTGCGCCGGGCGCCCACGGCTCCAACCGCACTGGACGCCCCTTCACTGGCGACGCCTCGGGCAAGTTCATGTACCCCGTACTGCACAAAACCGGTTTCGCGTCGCAACCGAACGCGGACAGTCGCGAGGACGGCCTTCGCCTGATCGACGCGTACATCACTGCGGCAGTCCGCTGCGCGCCACCGGATAACAAACCTACGCCGGACGAAATCACCGCCTGCGCTCCCTATCTCGATCGTGAATTAGCCGCGCTGAAGAATGTCATAGTTGTGGTCGCCCTGGGCCGCATCGGCTTCGAAGCCTATCTGAACTTCCTCAAACGCCAGGGCCACACCATCTCGAAGAAGAACTACGCCTTCGGTCACGCCGCCGAATACACGATGCCCAACGGCGTCATCCTGCTTGCCTCCTACCACCCGTCCAACCAGAACACGGCCACCGGCAAACTCACCGAAATAATGTTTACTGAGATTTTCAGGCGGGCAAGGAAATTAGCAGAAGCAAAGCGCTGAGGAGGTTGTCTTCCGATCTTGCGATTACCAGATTCCCCGATTACCCGATTTCCCCATCCCCAGTGGCCCGATGAGATCACGCGATGGCACAATTTTCTTCGCGTTTTGCACGTGCTCTACCATGATCACTGCCGCCCACTGTCCGCCGCGCTCCTCGCTCCACACGATCCGACCCTGCATCAGCATCGCTGCCTGTTCCGGCCGAAAATCTTCGTGATAGCCGAAGAACCGCTCCTGCAGCCGGTTCCACCACACAAATCCTGCAAGGAAATTTCTCGGCGGGTCGTACTTGGTATTGAAGATGAACACCGCGTCGAAGAGATCGCGCTGTTTCACGGCGGCGAGTATTTGCGGGGCTGAGAAGTCTTCCACACGAACCACCGTCATGGGCTTCTTCACGTAACCGAGAAACGGCCGGTTCAACTCATCCGATCCTGGCCACGCCGTCAGCACCGTCGCTCCCGGATGGTTCTTCTGCAGGTACGCCGCCGCGTCGGCGTGAAGGTGAACGAAGTCGCTGTAAGCGAGATTGTCTTCCGGCGCAATTCTCCAGGGGGGATTGAAAATCAGCGCGACCACAAACGCCGCCGCCGACAACCCGCACCACACTGTCCAAGGCTTCATGTGCCGATACAACGCAGTAACCGCCAACAAAATCACGAGCGGAATCGCCGGGAGCATATAGCGCGCCAGGGCCGCCCCACCCACAATCGAGAACGCGACAACGTGCGCGAGAATAATCAGCCCGAACAGAATCTTCGTCTCGCTGTCGATTCCTTTTCGGTCCCGCCCGTTGTCCGCGACGACCGGTTCTCGCACCACAACCGCTGCTGCAACCGTCAGCACGAACAGGTTCATGTACCCGAACGTGTGCCATAGCCGGATTCCGAGCGCGACAAAGATACGCAGCGGACTCAAAGTCGAGTCCAGGTTGTACTGCAGATATTCCGGATTCCCCAGAACGTATCCCGTGCGAAAGTAGTGGTATACATACCAGATCAGCAGCGGGACAGAGCTAAGCAGCATAGTCGCCGCAGCGCCCAAGCGAATCGGCGCCTTCTCCTTCTTCACCCGCGAGATGCCCGCCCGCAGCACCTCCCAGCCGAAGATCACAAACGGCGTGATGAGTGCCGTCTCTTTCGTCAAGGCCGCGAGCGAAAACATGAGCACCGCGAGCCAGCGCCGCTCCTCTATATAGAAGTAGAGCGCCCACAGGGTCAGCGCCATCACCGGCATATCCAACTGTGCAAGTGACGACTGCGCGAACATGATGGGGTACAGCGCGGTCAGAATCACCGTCGCGGTTGCCACTTTCGAGTTCACTACACGCTGCGCCAGTTTCCACAAGCCGAGCAGCCCAAACGCCGCCACCAGCAGCATCGCTGTGCGCGTCACCGCGGGCGTGTAGTTGCTCAGCTTCCACCACCCGGCCAGCCAGATCATCACGAGTGGAGGGTGGGCGTTCGACAGAGTTGTATGCGGAATCAGGTCGCCGGTGAGCAAGAAGTCGCGCGCGGCCGGGATGAAGTATCCCGCCTCATCCCAGAAATATGGCAACCGCAGCACCGGCCCATGCAGCAGCCAGATGGCGCAGAAGATGCCCGCGAACCCGTACGCCGTCCGCGGGAGGGGTAACGGCAAGCTTTCGCGCGAACCCATGGATTAGTGAATCGGCCCCGGCGCGAGTTTCGGATCCAGTTTGATTTCGCCGAAGGTTTGCTCGTAGTTTGCTACGTTCTGCGCCAGGATCGTCGCCAGCGCCTTCGCCTGCTGTGGGCTCAGGTAGATTCCCTGGAAGTTACGGACTTCAACACGGTCCTCGATAGGAACAAGCGTTCCGAACACGAGGAAGAAGTCCCATACGTTTACACGCACCTGCACGCTGTTGGAATAGCCGTCTCGGTACTCTTCTGAATTTGTGACTTTGATTTCAGGCTGGTTAGGAATGGTCATGCGGGTTTCTCCGAACCCGTCAAGAGTAACAGAAGCAGGCACCAGTATCGCGGATCAGAAGCCGTGAGGGTGTTCTTCGGGTCCCAGCACTGTCCGGCAGAAACCACCCACGACACAACCAAGCATCGCCAGTACGACCGCCATTCCGCCCAGCGTCCACATGCTCGGCGAAACCAGGTATATGTCGCTCATAACCGGCTCGTTGGTCCTGATGTAGTACTCCGAGCCAATCACCGCGATCGCCAGCACAATGCAGAGATGAAACCGGTATCGCGCGTTCAGGTAAGCGACGCTGATGGCCGTGGCCAGCAGGATCACCGCCATGTAGCTGGCAGGCCAACTGTTGTAGTCGCCATAGAACCACAGTGCCGCGCCGAGAAATGTCACAAATAAACCGAACGTCTCCATCGGTATTCAGTCCTCGTCGACATCTACCCAGCCAAGGGCACGAGCTGATGCAAAAGGGACTAGCCCTTTTCGGGGGAGCGATCTGGGAGAGCTATACAGTGGTCGAATCTTAGCGCAAGTTGGAGAATTCTGGAACTCAGATTTTCGTGGGGGCTCGTGTCGTGCCTGACCGGTTACACTCCTCGGAGCAGATGAACTTGAAAGACAAGTCGAACGGATACGAGGCCTGCGCCGAAATGTTCATCCGCGTGCGCAACCCTCGAATCGGTGCGGACATTCTTCAAGATTGGGCTCGCTCCCTGCCGAAAGATGCCAGCGTCCTTGACCTCGGCTGCGGTCACGGCATTCCAATCTCTCAGGTCCTGGTAAACCAAGGTATCTCCGTCTTCGGTATAGACGCCTCTCCCACCCTAATTTCTGAATTTCGCCGCCGCTTCCCTGACTGTCAAACCGAATGCGCTGCCATAGAAGACTCCAACTTCTTCAGCAGGAGGTTCGATGGTGTGGTTGCGTGCGGTTTGGTTTTTCTGCTGGAGGCCGATACCCAGCGGCTCCTCATACAGAAGACTGCGACAGCCCTCCACCCGTGCGGCCATTTTCTGTTCACCGCCCCAACAGAACCCTTGAGTTGGCAAGATTCTGTGACTGGTCTTCAGTCCGTTTCATTGGGTGACAAACGTTACCGGGAAATCCTGCGAGAGAACGGCCTTGTAATCATGGGTGAACGAACAGACGCAGGTGAGAACCACTACTATCTTGCGACGAAGAATGGCCCTTGAGTTCTCTGGTGCCTCTCACCGAACCATGGCACAATAAATATGAAATCCCTTATTGGAGCGTATCGCTCCTCAGCGTGTGCGGGGATGGCGAAATGGCATACGCGGCAGCCTTAGGAGCTGTTGCCCTCACGGGCGTGGGGGTTCAAGTCCCCCTCCCCGCACCACCTTATCGAATGCGCGTATCTGCAACTGGATTTGTACACCGATTTCAATCCGGGAATTTTGTCTCAAACCTTCGCGGCACATTCGCTGTACCTCAGCTCCTAAGTTGCTGACTCTGTTTGGCTCCCGTATCGGCACTGCAGTATCCGGTTCTTTAGTGACCTTTTCGCGTTACTAGCGTGAGGGTTGCATCGGTTGAAGCGCTACGGTCGATGTAGTAGGCTGCGAATAACGTAGTTTTAGTGGGCCCAAGGGGTTCGAGGGCTTCGATTCTGTAAGCGAAGCCGGGTGCCACGGGAGGCATGGCGAGTGAGCCAGACCAAGGAAAAGTTCGAAACCAAAAAGCTGCCGATGATGCCCATCCGCGATGTGGTCATCTTCCCTTTCATGATGACCCCGTTCGTGGTTGGTCGCGAGTCGAGCGTCCGCGCCCTGGAGGAAGCTCTCGCCGGTGACAAACGCATCTTCTTGGCCACCCAGCACGACGCCAGCGTCGACGAACCCAAGCCGAACGAAATTTTCCAGGTCGGCACAATCGTCAACATCGTCCAGAGCCTCAAACTGCCCGACGGCAACATCAAGGTCCTTGTCGAAGGCATCGAACGCGGCAAAATTCTCCAAGTCGAGACCACCGACGGCTATTACGACGCAACTGTCCGCACTGTTAAATACACGCCCGAAATGACGCCCCAGGCCGAAGCCGCCATGCAGCGCGTCATCTCGCTCTTCGAGCAGTACGTAAAGCTCTGCCAATCGCTCAATTACGAGACCATGGCCGCCCACGTCCGCATGGACGACATGGGCAAACTCACCGACACCATCGCCGCAAACCTTCAGCTCTCGATTGAGGAAAAGCAGGAACTGCTCGAAATCTTCGATCCCGTCGAGCGCCTCAACCGCGTTGCCGACGTGCTCGACATCGAAATCGAGAAGCTGAACATGGACCGTACCATCCAGTCGCGCGTAAAACGCCAGATGGAACGTGCCCAGCGCGAGTATTACCTCAACGAGAAGATCAAGGCGATCCAGAAGGAACTCGGCCGCGGCGAAAAGAGCGAGTGGGACGAATTGAAGAAGAAGGTCGACGCCGCCGGCATGCCAAAAGACGTTCACGACAAGGCCATCAACGAGTTGAAGAAACTCGAAGCCATGCCGCCGATGTCGGCCGAGTCCACCGTCAGCCGCAACTATCTCGACTGGCTGCTCGCGGTGCCGTGGAAAAAGAAATCCAAGGAAGTCCGCAGCATCGACTTCGCCGAAAAAGTCTTGAACGAAGATCACTACGGTCTGGAGAAGATCAAGGAGCGCATCCTCGAATTCCTCGCCGTCCGCCAGTTGGTGAAGAACCCCAAGGGTTCGATCCTCTGCTTCGTCGGACCTCCCGGCGTCGGCAAGACGTCGCTGGGCATGTCGATCGCCAAGGCCACAGGACGCAAGTTCGTTCGCATGTCGCTCGGCGGCGTGCGCGACGAAGCCGAGGTCCGCGGCCATCGCCGCACCTACATCGGCGCCCTGCCGGGCCAGATCATCCAGATGATGAAGAAGGCCGGCACCAAGAACCCGGTCTTCATGCTCGACGAAATCGACAAGATGTCGATGGACTTCCGCGGTGATCCGTCTGCCGCCCTGCTTGAAGTGCTCGACCCCGAGCAGAACTACATGTTCGTCGACCACTACCTGGACGTCGAGTACGATCTCTCGCAGGTCTTCTTCATCGCAACGGCGAACGTCATTCACACCGTCCCGGCGGCCCTACAGGACCGGATGGAAGTGCTCCGCCTACACGGCTATACCGAGCCCGAAAAGGTCGAGATCGCCAAGCAGTACCTGCAGCGCAAGCAGCGTGAGCAGGCGGGCCTGACGGAGAAGAATCTCCAGTTCACCGACGACGCCTTCCGTTCCATGATCCGCTATTACACGCGCGAAGCCGGCGTCCGCAACCTCGAGCGCGAGATCGGCAACGTCTGCCGCAAGGTCGCCCGCAGAGTCGTCCACGACGGTGAGTCATTCGCGATTGAAATCAACGGCGAGAACACCGCCGATTACCTCGGCGTAGCGAAATTCCGCGATACGCTCGCTAACGAACGCAGCGAAGTAGGTCTCGTCACCGGACTGGCCTGGACTGAAGTTGGCGGCTCAATCCTCAGCACCGAAGTCGCCGTCGTCGATGGCAAGGGCAAGCTGACTCTGACCGGCAAACTCGGCGACGTCATGCAGGAGTCCGCGCAAGCCGCCATGAGCTATGTTCGCTCCCGCTCGCACCGCCTCGGCCTGCCGCGCGACTTTTATCGCAACGTCGACATCCACATCCATGTGCCCGAAGGCGCCATCCCCAAGGACGGCCCCTCGGCCGGCATCACCATGGCTACGGCCATCGCCAGTGCACTGAGCAAAATTCCAGTGCGTCGCGACGTCGCAATGACCGGCGAAATCACCCTTCGCGGTAAGGTTCTTCCCATCGGAGGACTGAAAGAAAAGCTGCTGGCCGCTCAACGCGCCGGCATCCTCGAGGTCATTCTGCCGAAGGAAAACGAGAAAGACCTCGCAGAGGTCCCGGATAACCTTAAGACCGTGATGGTTCTCCGATTCGTCGAAACCATGGACGAGGTCCTGCACCACGCCCTCGAACGCCCGCTGCCCGACGTCCCGGCCGAAGAGGAAACTCCCGGCCTCGGTGCCCTGCAGCCGCCACCGGACACGGCAACCGCACATCAGTGATTGCCAACTCTGGAGTGATCAATAAAGGTCCGCGTATCGCGGACCTTTCATTTCGTGCCTGGATGAACCCTTCTAACCCTCAACAGCATCCTTCTAACAAGACATCATGCAGACTCAGAACCCTGTCAACTTCAAGCTCGCGGAACCCTATCTGTGTTCACAGGATTACGCGTCCTACACTCCCGAGCAACATGAAACTTGGGCCACTCTCGTCGCACGTCGCCGAAGCCAAATCGAGGATCACGCTTGCGCCGAGTATCTCGACGGCTATCAGGCGATCGGAATCCGCAACGACCGGATCCCGAACCTCGCCAACATCACCAGCCGTCTGCAGCCCAGAACAGGTTGGAGCACGACTCCTGTAACCGGCTTCTTACCGGCTCTGGCCTTCTTCGAAATGCTCGCCGCCCGGCACTTCCCATCCACCACATGGCTTCGTGACCGCAGCAGCCTCGAATACACTCCAGAGCCCGACATCTTCCATGATGTCTTCGGCCACGTCCCGATGCACGCCCATAAGGTCTTCGCCGACTTCCTCCAGTACTACGGCCAGCTTTGCCTCTCTGCGCACGACGATATCGCCCTGGAGAAACTTGGCCGCGTCTTCTGGTATACCGTGGAGTTCGGCCTCATCCGGCAGCGCGGCAAATTGAAGATCTTCGGCAGCGGCGTTATCAGTTCCCATGGAGAATCCAGCGCTGTGATCGAGGGCAAATGCGCTGTCGAACCGTTCGACCTCGACACCGTCCTGGACACGCCCGTCAAGGTCGACGAGATCCACAGCATTCTATTCGCCATCGACAGCTTCGATCAGATGTACGACGCCCTGCTCCAGGCTGAGAAGAGGTTATTCCCGCGATAACATCGGTCGTCTACTCTGGGCGCGACTGGAAGTGCCCTGACCGGCAGTTTCCGATGGCACGGCCCCATTGACATCCTGAGGTGCGTCGTATTCTTGCCTGTTGCTCTCTTTTCGCGTACTTTGCTTGCACCATGTCCCGAGTAGCTCTTTTTATCCTGCTCCTCTGCTCCCCGTTGGCCTTCGCCCAGAAATTCGCTCCATCTGCGCAGGATGTCGACGCTATCTATCCTGCCGCTCAGGCCACCTACGTCGACCTGCACGAGCACCCCGAACTCTCGACGCACGAGATCCGAACTGCGCAGAAGATGGCCGATGCTCTTCGCAAACTCGGCTTCGAAGTGACCACAGAAGTCGGTGGCACTGGCGTCGTCGGCGTCCTGAAGAACGGTCCCGGCCCTACCGTCCTGATCCGCACCGACATGGACGCCCTTCCCGTTCTCGAACGCACCGGCCTTTCTTACGCGAGCAAAGTCGTGGCTAAGGACGACTCGGGGCACGAAGTTGCCGTCATGCACGCCTGCGGACACGATCTCCACATGTCCTCGTGGCTAGGCACCGCCACGCTGCTCAGCCAAAACAAGAACCGCTGGCGCGGAACCGTCGTCATGATGGGACAGCCGGCAGAGGAGCAGGTCAAAGGTGCACGTGCCATGTTGCAGGACGGTCTCTTCACCCGCTTCCCTAAGCCCAATTTCGCGATCGCCATTCACGACTCGCCCGACTACGCCGCCGGCACCGTTGCGATCGTTTCAGGCGCCGCTCTCGCCAGCTCCGATGCCATCGAGATCACCGTATTCGGTAAAGGCGGACATGGAGCTTATCCCAACCACACCATCGATCCCGTCGTGATTTCCGCTCGCATCATCCTCGCGCTGCAAACCATCGTCTCCCGCGAGACCAGTCCTTTCGATCCAGCCGTCGTCACCGTCGGGTCCATTCACGGAGGCACTCGCGGCAACATCATTCCGGACGAGGTCAAACTCCAGCTCACTATTCGCAGTTACCGAGACGAAGTCCGCGAACACACTATGACGGCTATCCGCCGTATCTGCGACGCCGAAGCGACTGCCGCTGGCGCTCCGCGTATGCCCGAGATCACCAACCCGGAGTCCGTGCATTCCACTTACAACGACCCCGTACTTTCAGAACGCCTGACTGCTGCCCTCACGAAGTCAATGGGCGCCGACCATGTCCTCCCCGGCAGGCCCGTGATGGGTGCGGAAGACTTCAGCGAAATCGGCCGCGCCGGAGTCCCCGCCATCATGATATGGGTCGGTGCCGCCGATCCCGCCAAACTGGCCGAATCCCAGAAGACTGGCATTCCGTTGCCCCCACTACACTCGTCTCTCTTCGCTCCAGCGCTTCCTGACGCCCTCCTCACCGCCATCCGCGCCGAAGCGACCGCCGCCTTCGAGCTACTCGGACAACCTTAGTACTTCTCGGGAATCCAATGCCTTTCGCGGAAAATGCCGCCGGCAAATTGGCATTTTCCTCGAATCTGACTAGGATATGTAAACAGGCTGTTCCCCCCTGGGACTCCCGATGCACGAAGTAGCCAGCGCCCATTCCGGTTCCCTGCAGCAGCGACTTCAGGTCGTCGCCGACTCCGGCACCCTCGCCATCTGGGAGGCCGATCTCGACACCGGCGAAATCGTGTGGAGCACCCAGGGTTATCACCTGCTCGGCATCCCTCCGGAAGACGGGGCCAGGACAATGCACGAGTTGCTCGCACGACTTCACCCGGAAGACCGTCCGCGCGCGCTCGCTGCGATCGAGGATGCCGTTGCCGCAGGCGTCCCGCATCGCCGAGACCGTTTCCGCATCGTCCAGCCTGACGGGACCATCCGCTACATCGCGGTTCATGCCAATTTCATCGCCGGGCCCGACCGCAAGGCGCACCGAATGATCGCGCTCGCGATCGATGTCACCGACCTCGCCGAGAAGGAAAACCGCCTTGTCGAAACGGAGGAGCGTCTCCGAACCGCTTACGCAGCGGCCAAGGTCTGGACCTGCCGTCTCGACCTCGAGCACTGGGTCATCACCCGGCCTTTGCAGCCGGACGATACCGGCACCCCGCAATTCGGCCCCGAGCAAACGTTCATCGACTGGCTTGAGCGCGTCCACCCCGAAGACCG belongs to Terriglobia bacterium and includes:
- a CDS encoding CocE/NonD family hydrolase; its protein translation is MLRRATFVLFFLSLGIHVFAQQQSYGIKPEFDRWVTMRDGVRLSVDIYRPDAPGKFPVILSRTPYTKPSAYEIAKNFVTHGYVWVAMDVRGRGDSEGTFVPYRHDALDGYDAIEWCAKQPWSTGKVATIGGSYNGMIQWLTAVTQPPHLTTMIAMVSPSDPFVEFPTGVPLPLDISWLHLTAGHLMQNMDAVDWKKLMWHLPLYDLDEAAGRPNQGWKDDIDHAQDGPYWAPLHYQDKFDRVKVPVLHISGWYDDEQIGTPLNFIGMTDKSQPEAVREGQKLIMGAWPHAINSTTKMADVDFGPTDKIDMEGLWLRWFDHWLRGVDNGIDKEPPVHIFIMGANNWDDENEWPIARTKYTKYFLSSAGHANTLDGDGRLSPQSPAQDATDKYTYDPADPTPFITAPSFAQIGGPDDYREVERRQDVLVYTSEPVAEDTLVCGPIRAQLYAASSAKDTDFMAKLVDVWPNGYAQRLSDGMVRARFRQGMNKPELIEPGKIYAYDINLWNTCDMFKKDHRIRLEVSSSAFPKYDRNLNTGEALGKTSHMEKANQQIYHDAQHPSFVLLPIVPAKD
- a CDS encoding uracil-DNA glycosylase, whose translation is MPSALSVLNREIVSCRLCPRLTDYREAIGREKRRAYLDWEYWAKPVPGFGDPNARVLILGLAPGAHGSNRTGRPFTGDASGKFMYPVLHKTGFASQPNADSREDGLRLIDAYITAAVRCAPPDNKPTPDEITACAPYLDRELAALKNVIVVVALGRIGFEAYLNFLKRQGHTISKKNYAFGHAAEYTMPNGVILLASYHPSNQNTATGKLTEIMFTEIFRRARKLAEAKR
- a CDS encoding glycosyltransferase family 39 protein; this encodes MGSRESLPLPLPRTAYGFAGIFCAIWLLHGPVLRLPYFWDEAGYFIPAARDFLLTGDLIPHTTLSNAHPPLVMIWLAGWWKLSNYTPAVTRTAMLLVAAFGLLGLWKLAQRVVNSKVATATVILTALYPIMFAQSSLAQLDMPVMALTLWALYFYIEERRWLAVLMFSLAALTKETALITPFVIFGWEVLRAGISRVKKEKAPIRLGAAATMLLSSVPLLIWYVYHYFRTGYVLGNPEYLQYNLDSTLSPLRIFVALGIRLWHTFGYMNLFVLTVAAAVVVREPVVADNGRDRKGIDSETKILFGLIILAHVVAFSIVGGAALARYMLPAIPLVILLAVTALYRHMKPWTVWCGLSAAAFVVALIFNPPWRIAPEDNLAYSDFVHLHADAAAYLQKNHPGATVLTAWPGSDELNRPFLGYVKKPMTVVRVEDFSAPQILAAVKQRDLFDAVFIFNTKYDPPRNFLAGFVWWNRLQERFFGYHEDFRPEQAAMLMQGRIVWSEERGGQWAAVIMVEHVQNAKKIVPSRDLIGPLGMGKSGNRGIW
- a CDS encoding DUF3467 domain-containing protein, with protein sequence MTIPNQPEIKVTNSEEYRDGYSNSVQVRVNVWDFFLVFGTLVPIEDRVEVRNFQGIYLSPQQAKALATILAQNVANYEQTFGEIKLDPKLAPGPIH
- a CDS encoding class I SAM-dependent methyltransferase; protein product: MNLKDKSNGYEACAEMFIRVRNPRIGADILQDWARSLPKDASVLDLGCGHGIPISQVLVNQGISVFGIDASPTLISEFRRRFPDCQTECAAIEDSNFFSRRFDGVVACGLVFLLEADTQRLLIQKTATALHPCGHFLFTAPTEPLSWQDSVTGLQSVSLGDKRYREILRENGLVIMGERTDAGENHYYLATKNGP
- the lon gene encoding endopeptidase La, whose amino-acid sequence is MSQTKEKFETKKLPMMPIRDVVIFPFMMTPFVVGRESSVRALEEALAGDKRIFLATQHDASVDEPKPNEIFQVGTIVNIVQSLKLPDGNIKVLVEGIERGKILQVETTDGYYDATVRTVKYTPEMTPQAEAAMQRVISLFEQYVKLCQSLNYETMAAHVRMDDMGKLTDTIAANLQLSIEEKQELLEIFDPVERLNRVADVLDIEIEKLNMDRTIQSRVKRQMERAQREYYLNEKIKAIQKELGRGEKSEWDELKKKVDAAGMPKDVHDKAINELKKLEAMPPMSAESTVSRNYLDWLLAVPWKKKSKEVRSIDFAEKVLNEDHYGLEKIKERILEFLAVRQLVKNPKGSILCFVGPPGVGKTSLGMSIAKATGRKFVRMSLGGVRDEAEVRGHRRTYIGALPGQIIQMMKKAGTKNPVFMLDEIDKMSMDFRGDPSAALLEVLDPEQNYMFVDHYLDVEYDLSQVFFIATANVIHTVPAALQDRMEVLRLHGYTEPEKVEIAKQYLQRKQREQAGLTEKNLQFTDDAFRSMIRYYTREAGVRNLEREIGNVCRKVARRVVHDGESFAIEINGENTADYLGVAKFRDTLANERSEVGLVTGLAWTEVGGSILSTEVAVVDGKGKLTLTGKLGDVMQESAQAAMSYVRSRSHRLGLPRDFYRNVDIHIHVPEGAIPKDGPSAGITMATAIASALSKIPVRRDVAMTGEITLRGKVLPIGGLKEKLLAAQRAGILEVILPKENEKDLAEVPDNLKTVMVLRFVETMDEVLHHALERPLPDVPAEEETPGLGALQPPPDTATAHQ
- a CDS encoding phenylalanine 4-monooxygenase, giving the protein MQTQNPVNFKLAEPYLCSQDYASYTPEQHETWATLVARRRSQIEDHACAEYLDGYQAIGIRNDRIPNLANITSRLQPRTGWSTTPVTGFLPALAFFEMLAARHFPSTTWLRDRSSLEYTPEPDIFHDVFGHVPMHAHKVFADFLQYYGQLCLSAHDDIALEKLGRVFWYTVEFGLIRQRGKLKIFGSGVISSHGESSAVIEGKCAVEPFDLDTVLDTPVKVDEIHSILFAIDSFDQMYDALLQAEKRLFPR
- a CDS encoding amidohydrolase; amino-acid sequence: MSRVALFILLLCSPLAFAQKFAPSAQDVDAIYPAAQATYVDLHEHPELSTHEIRTAQKMADALRKLGFEVTTEVGGTGVVGVLKNGPGPTVLIRTDMDALPVLERTGLSYASKVVAKDDSGHEVAVMHACGHDLHMSSWLGTATLLSQNKNRWRGTVVMMGQPAEEQVKGARAMLQDGLFTRFPKPNFAIAIHDSPDYAAGTVAIVSGAALASSDAIEITVFGKGGHGAYPNHTIDPVVISARIILALQTIVSRETSPFDPAVVTVGSIHGGTRGNIIPDEVKLQLTIRSYRDEVREHTMTAIRRICDAEATAAGAPRMPEITNPESVHSTYNDPVLSERLTAALTKSMGADHVLPGRPVMGAEDFSEIGRAGVPAIMIWVGAADPAKLAESQKTGIPLPPLHSSLFAPALPDALLTAIRAEATAAFELLGQP